The following are from one region of the Aquirufa lenticrescens genome:
- a CDS encoding APC family permease: protein MNKKLNTLDASMLVMGSMIGSGIFLVSSEVARSVGSPIYWIGTWLLTAFLTITGAFAYGKLSSVFPKTGGQYIYLKESYNSLIGFLFGWTTFLVIQTGTIAAVAVAFARYAGFIFPGILNDTPLVGDYITTQQILAATLIAFLTFINSRGVQFASLVQNIFTITKIGAIVILIIIGLYVGVQNDWIHFEGFFAEPFTIDTTTNSSHSIGGWELASLFGVAMIGPLFSSSAWNNVTFASADFEDPKKTIAKGLVYGSALVCLLYLLTNMAYLSILPLQGESDGINSYARGIMFATQDRLGAAALETVLGGIGALVMAVFIMISTFGCNNGIILAGGRLFQAMANDRLFFKKAAETNDKDVPVYSLGIQGIWAILLCFSGSYGALLDFTVFAILLFYFLTVASVFKTRIMQKELPLLQKLLFSGYLLLLVGIAGNLLWVKTLSSSIGLGIVLLGIPFYFVMKKTQSN from the coding sequence ATGAATAAAAAATTAAACACCCTGGATGCCTCGATGTTAGTCATGGGATCGATGATAGGATCAGGTATCTTCCTCGTAAGTTCAGAAGTGGCTAGATCGGTGGGCTCCCCTATTTATTGGATTGGAACCTGGTTATTAACTGCATTTTTAACCATAACTGGTGCTTTTGCTTACGGTAAATTAAGTTCTGTCTTTCCTAAAACGGGTGGACAATACATCTATCTAAAAGAATCCTATAATTCATTAATTGGTTTTCTCTTTGGCTGGACTACCTTCTTAGTGATTCAAACAGGTACTATCGCAGCGGTGGCTGTTGCCTTTGCAAGGTATGCCGGCTTTATCTTCCCTGGAATTCTGAATGATACACCATTAGTAGGTGATTATATTACAACACAACAAATTTTAGCGGCAACACTCATCGCGTTTCTAACCTTTATAAATAGCCGAGGCGTACAATTTGCCTCTTTAGTTCAAAATATCTTTACCATTACCAAAATCGGGGCCATCGTCATCCTTATCATTATTGGTTTGTATGTAGGGGTTCAAAATGATTGGATTCACTTTGAAGGATTCTTTGCGGAGCCATTCACCATTGATACGACGACTAATTCCTCTCATTCCATCGGGGGATGGGAATTAGCTTCATTGTTCGGAGTAGCCATGATTGGGCCCTTATTCTCATCTTCAGCTTGGAATAATGTCACTTTTGCGAGTGCTGATTTTGAAGACCCTAAGAAGACCATTGCGAAAGGTTTAGTCTATGGATCTGCGCTCGTATGTCTATTGTATTTACTAACAAATATGGCCTACCTGAGCATTTTACCTTTACAAGGAGAATCAGATGGTATCAATAGTTATGCACGCGGGATTATGTTTGCTACACAGGATCGTCTTGGAGCAGCCGCTTTAGAGACCGTTTTAGGCGGTATCGGTGCTTTAGTGATGGCGGTGTTTATTATGATCTCTACGTTTGGATGTAACAATGGAATCATCTTAGCAGGAGGACGTTTATTCCAAGCAATGGCAAACGACCGTTTATTCTTTAAGAAAGCGGCAGAAACAAACGATAAAGATGTACCTGTGTATTCTTTAGGAATTCAAGGGATTTGGGCCATCTTGCTATGCTTCTCAGGATCTTATGGGGCGCTATTAGACTTTACGGTATTTGCTATCTTACTATTCTACTTTCTTACGGTAGCGTCTGTTTTCAAAACAAGAATCATGCAGAAAGAACTGCCCCTTTTGCAAAAATTGCTTTTCAGTGGCTACTTACTATTATTAGTAGGAATCGCTGGAAACCTATTGTGGGTGAAAACACTCTCCTCTTCCATTGGTTTAGGAATTGTGCTTTTAGGTATTCCGTTTTACTTTGTGATGAAGAAAACTCAGAGCAATTGA
- a CDS encoding acetyl-CoA carboxylase carboxyltransferase subunit alpha: MKTLLEFEKPIAELEDKLIEMRKLALENNVDVTAAVASLTDKILELKKETFSNLTRWQRVQLSRHPDRPYTFDYIEHLCEEFIEIHGDRNVGDDKAMVGGFGTIDGEMSVMFIGQQKGRNTKERQFRNFGMPNPEGYRKALRLMKMAEKFNKPIVCLIDTPGAFPGLEAEERGQGEAIARNIRDMFMLKVPVICVIIGEGASGGALGIAVGDRVLMMENTWYSVISPESCSSILWRSWNYKEQAAEALKLTANDMLANKLIDGIIPEPLGGAHLNPEEAAMTLKEVLKKELAILSALDPATRISQRIDKFGAMGEVIE, from the coding sequence ATGAAAACATTATTGGAATTTGAAAAGCCAATTGCTGAATTAGAAGATAAACTGATTGAAATGCGTAAGCTTGCTTTAGAGAATAATGTCGATGTGACAGCTGCAGTAGCCTCTTTGACTGATAAGATTTTAGAATTGAAAAAGGAAACATTTTCGAATTTGACGCGCTGGCAGCGTGTTCAACTTTCCCGTCATCCAGATCGTCCATATACTTTTGATTACATTGAACATTTGTGTGAGGAATTTATTGAAATCCACGGTGATCGTAATGTAGGTGATGATAAAGCCATGGTAGGTGGTTTTGGTACTATTGATGGAGAAATGTCTGTCATGTTTATTGGACAACAAAAAGGGCGTAATACGAAGGAACGTCAGTTCCGTAATTTTGGAATGCCTAATCCAGAAGGATATAGAAAAGCGCTTCGCTTAATGAAAATGGCGGAGAAGTTTAATAAGCCTATTGTATGCCTAATTGATACTCCGGGAGCATTTCCTGGTTTAGAAGCGGAGGAAAGAGGTCAAGGAGAGGCTATCGCACGTAATATTCGCGATATGTTTATGCTTAAGGTACCTGTTATTTGCGTGATTATTGGTGAAGGAGCCTCTGGTGGTGCTTTAGGTATTGCTGTAGGTGATCGCGTCTTAATGATGGAAAATACGTGGTATTCGGTTATTTCTCCAGAATCTTGTTCTTCGATTTTATGGAGAAGTTGGAATTATAAAGAACAAGCGGCTGAAGCCTTGAAATTAACAGCTAACGATATGTTAGCGAATAAATTAATTGATGGTATCATTCCTGAGCCTTTAGGTGGGGCACATCTTAATCCAGAAGAAGCTGCTATGACCTTGAAAGAAGTGCTTAAAAAGGAATTAGCTATTCTATCAGCTTTAGACCCTGCTACGCGTATTTCACAGCGTATCGATAAGTTTGGAGCGATGGGAGAGGTGATTGAATAA
- a CDS encoding RNA polymerase sigma factor — protein sequence MKKSINEVEVWDQFRAGDQQAFSVLYSHFVQPLYTYCMGITSDKDLIKDCLHDLFVEIWKNHASLGPTTSVKFYLMASIKRKIVRSLETQLKNLNHHDAYQYQFMEDMPSPERQLVMVEEEKISHISMYQSLNKLSKRQREAITLKYFENMDTDQISEQMNINPQSVYNLLFGALRVMKEQMTMKAYAC from the coding sequence ATGAAGAAGTCCATTAATGAAGTTGAAGTTTGGGATCAGTTCAGAGCAGGGGATCAACAGGCGTTTTCCGTGTTGTATTCGCATTTTGTTCAACCACTATATACTTATTGTATGGGTATTACAAGTGATAAGGACTTAATCAAAGATTGTCTACATGATCTATTCGTTGAAATTTGGAAGAATCATGCTAGTCTAGGCCCTACAACTAGTGTAAAATTTTATTTGATGGCTTCGATCAAACGTAAAATTGTACGCTCTTTAGAAACGCAATTGAAGAATTTGAATCACCACGATGCCTATCAATACCAGTTTATGGAGGATATGCCGTCCCCTGAAAGACAATTAGTCATGGTGGAAGAAGAAAAGATATCTCATATTTCTATGTATCAGAGCCTTAATAAGTTAAGTAAGCGCCAAAGGGAGGCAATTACCTTAAAGTATTTTGAGAATATGGATACGGATCAAATTTCAGAACAGATGAATATCAATCCTCAATCTGTATATAATTTATTATTTGGTGCTTTACGTGTGATGAAAGAACAGATGACAATGAAAGCCTATGCTTGTTAA
- a CDS encoding RagB/SusD family nutrient uptake outer membrane protein has translation MKSLYIKNSLKSLGIASAIMLGTASCSDLLKETVVSQISNDYIATTPGFVAATNAAYTPLRSFYATERGLTMSEYGTDIYSAGADGSYKGFHFYDSQLTSSVDILAQLWDETYKGINTINAVIDRAPAVTGITDAVKNTRVAEMKYLRAHYYFILVQQFGPLDLRLKETTGPTKTAVRASEQAVYKQIETDLLAAIPVLPATKAAGDYGRATKAAAENLLAKVYLTRASSKFAESTDYANAATLCNNVIANYGFKLLPDFASVFDQSNQINDEVIFAVQYTQDPLTNGFVDNQGNKLHLYFGMQYDTQPGMQRDVVNGRPFKRLKPTPYLLNTVFADRVNDTRYKKTFKDTWYSNKPSATPINTSFDASKATLTYKAGDTAIFIPGYEMSLAERATKKYQVLVPSLYNFALFPTLQKFFDPLRPDMTYENGSRDYFVHRLADTYLMLAEAQFKLGKQAESVAAINMVRVRAAAKGKEDAMKVTSVDMNLIMEERARELAGEQTRWMDLKRWNNLVERVKLYNTDGAVGVKDIHYVRPIPQKQVDLSENGGFPQNSGY, from the coding sequence ATGAAAAGTTTATATATCAAAAATTCATTAAAATCATTAGGTATTGCTTCAGCGATTATGTTGGGTACTGCCTCATGTAGTGATCTACTGAAAGAGACAGTAGTTTCTCAGATCAGTAACGATTATATTGCTACGACTCCAGGATTCGTAGCTGCAACAAATGCAGCTTATACTCCACTTCGTTCGTTCTATGCAACAGAACGTGGTTTAACCATGTCAGAGTATGGTACGGATATTTACAGCGCAGGTGCTGATGGATCATACAAAGGTTTTCACTTTTATGATTCTCAATTAACTTCTTCTGTAGATATCTTAGCTCAATTGTGGGATGAGACCTACAAAGGTATCAACACCATTAACGCGGTAATTGATCGTGCTCCAGCTGTAACTGGTATTACAGATGCAGTTAAGAATACGCGTGTGGCTGAAATGAAGTACTTGCGTGCGCATTATTACTTTATTTTAGTTCAGCAGTTTGGTCCATTAGATTTACGTTTAAAGGAAACGACTGGTCCTACTAAAACAGCTGTTCGTGCGTCTGAGCAAGCAGTTTATAAGCAAATAGAAACAGATTTATTAGCAGCAATTCCGGTTTTACCTGCAACGAAAGCAGCAGGAGATTATGGTCGTGCTACTAAGGCTGCTGCTGAGAATTTGTTAGCAAAAGTGTATTTAACACGTGCTTCATCGAAATTTGCGGAATCTACTGATTACGCAAATGCGGCTACTTTATGTAATAATGTAATTGCTAACTATGGCTTTAAATTATTACCTGATTTTGCTTCTGTATTTGATCAATCGAATCAAATTAATGATGAGGTTATTTTTGCAGTACAGTATACTCAAGATCCATTAACAAATGGTTTTGTGGATAACCAAGGTAACAAGCTTCACTTGTATTTCGGTATGCAATATGATACACAACCTGGTATGCAACGTGACGTTGTGAATGGTCGTCCATTCAAACGTTTGAAACCAACACCTTATTTGTTAAATACGGTATTTGCTGATCGTGTAAACGATACTCGTTACAAGAAAACATTTAAAGATACATGGTATTCAAACAAGCCATCTGCTACACCTATCAATACAAGTTTCGATGCTTCTAAAGCGACATTAACTTATAAGGCAGGTGATACGGCTATCTTTATTCCAGGGTATGAAATGTCATTAGCTGAGCGTGCTACTAAGAAATACCAAGTATTGGTTCCTAGTTTGTACAATTTTGCTTTGTTTCCTACCTTACAGAAATTCTTTGATCCACTTCGTCCTGATATGACGTATGAAAATGGTTCTCGTGATTATTTTGTACATCGTTTAGCGGATACTTATTTGATGTTAGCGGAAGCTCAATTCAAATTAGGCAAGCAAGCTGAGTCGGTAGCAGCTATTAATATGGTACGTGTTCGTGCAGCAGCTAAGGGTAAAGAAGACGCGATGAAAGTTACTTCTGTAGATATGAACTTAATCATGGAAGAGCGTGCTCGTGAACTTGCTGGTGAGCAAACACGTTGGATGGACTTAAAGCGTTGGAATAACTTAGTAGAGCGCGTTAAGCTTTACAACACAGACGGTGCTGTAGGTGTTAAGGATATTCACTATGTACGTCCTATTCCACAAAAGCAAGTTGACTTATCTGAAAATGGAGGTTTCCCTCAAAATTCAGGTTACTAA
- a CDS encoding SusC/RagA family TonB-linked outer membrane protein, with product MLLLSIQIFAQDRTVSGKVTSSDDGSGIPGASVAVKGTSKGTSTDMDGNYKITVGNSAVLVFSAVGTNSQEVSVGSKTQINVALSADTKSLQEVVVVGYGTQKKSQLTGAISSVTAKQITEMPITNLGQAMQGRVAGVDVAQSGSKPGTVPRVLIRGRRSFNAGNDPLYVVDGIPLSGGYEDMNPNDVASMEILKDATATAIYGARGANGVVLITTKRGSKDGKTVISYDSYVGSTQSLDKIQLFSGAEYAEMKRESRRTIGTYKDANGNIVPTGVIDAFADSKLFTPIELDGIAKGRSLDYQDMMVRKGVQQNHAIGVQGGNDKTQFSINAGYFQDNGIIQGLDFTRYSFRASVDHQVNKRLKVGASSYLMYAVTNGANINPYGFLLSQNPLARAYDDSGNLIFQQTDDALLTNPLNEIVPGAVIDETKKYRMFNSIYAELELAKGLKYRVNFGPDFTISRNGRFYGALTNNIKGGNPTATTDNRQGFNYTIENILTYNKQFKDHNLGVTLLQSMQRDNFEQYTQSVLGVPVETQQFYNVGNASSIQGVGSNLIQWTIASYMARINYDYKGKYLLTVTARRDGSSRFGENSKWGNFPGVALGWNLHQENFMKDLTWLDELKVRASYAQVGNQGLSPYQTVGLEGRTSYAWNNTAAYGYRPNTIGNADLKWETSTSQNVGVDFSIWRGRVSGSAEYYQTNTTDLLLSDQLPTSTGFASVTRNVGETMNRGIELSLTTNNIDAANGFKWSTDFVFYKNQEEIVSLYNGAKDDVGNRWFIGKPLNSYFDYEYAGIWQTAEAAEAKAKGFTVGQIKVKDANGDGKITADDRVLLGSDVPSWTGGITNRFSYKGFDLSFFIFTRQGQMIVSKFHQNSNYLQGRYNQIKVDYWTPNNPGARYPRPNFNQEFPAYNTAIMYYDGSFIKVRNINVGYTFPAKTAQKLGLSSLRLYASIQQPFIFSNYRSKENGVDPETSNGNVENSVTPATSVSTFGLNIKF from the coding sequence ATGCTGTTATTGAGTATTCAAATTTTTGCCCAAGATCGGACGGTCTCAGGTAAAGTAACTTCATCTGATGATGGTTCTGGTATTCCTGGAGCTAGTGTTGCTGTTAAAGGTACCTCTAAAGGAACTTCGACAGATATGGATGGAAATTATAAAATTACTGTTGGTAATTCAGCAGTTTTAGTGTTTTCAGCTGTTGGAACAAACTCACAAGAAGTTTCAGTAGGTTCTAAAACCCAAATTAATGTGGCTTTAAGTGCTGATACTAAATCATTGCAAGAAGTAGTGGTAGTAGGTTATGGTACTCAAAAGAAAAGCCAATTAACGGGTGCCATTTCTTCTGTAACGGCTAAGCAAATCACAGAGATGCCTATTACGAACTTAGGTCAAGCGATGCAAGGTCGTGTAGCTGGGGTAGACGTAGCGCAATCTGGTTCTAAGCCAGGTACGGTGCCACGTGTTTTAATTCGTGGTCGTCGTTCATTTAATGCGGGTAATGATCCATTATACGTAGTAGATGGTATTCCTCTTTCAGGAGGTTATGAAGATATGAACCCGAATGATGTGGCTTCAATGGAAATCCTTAAAGATGCAACTGCAACAGCTATCTACGGTGCTCGTGGAGCGAATGGTGTTGTTTTGATTACTACGAAGCGTGGATCTAAGGATGGTAAAACAGTTATCTCTTATGATTCATATGTAGGTTCTACACAATCCTTAGATAAGATTCAATTGTTCTCAGGTGCTGAATATGCAGAAATGAAGCGTGAGTCTCGTCGTACGATTGGTACTTATAAAGATGCGAATGGTAATATAGTTCCTACGGGAGTTATTGATGCTTTCGCTGATTCTAAGTTATTTACTCCTATTGAACTAGATGGTATCGCTAAAGGACGTTCACTTGATTACCAAGATATGATGGTCAGAAAAGGCGTACAGCAAAACCATGCAATTGGTGTTCAAGGTGGTAATGATAAGACTCAGTTCTCAATTAACGCGGGTTATTTCCAAGATAACGGTATTATTCAAGGTTTAGATTTTACGCGCTATTCTTTTAGAGCTAGTGTGGATCACCAAGTGAACAAGCGTTTAAAAGTGGGTGCATCCTCTTATTTGATGTATGCGGTAACTAATGGAGCTAATATTAACCCTTATGGTTTCTTATTATCACAAAACCCATTAGCAAGAGCGTATGATGACAGTGGTAACTTAATTTTCCAACAAACGGATGATGCCTTATTGACGAATCCTTTGAATGAGATTGTTCCAGGTGCTGTAATCGATGAGACAAAGAAATACCGTATGTTCAATAGTATCTATGCTGAATTGGAATTAGCAAAAGGCTTGAAATACCGTGTGAATTTTGGTCCTGACTTTACGATTTCTCGTAATGGTCGTTTTTATGGGGCTTTGACGAATAACATTAAAGGTGGTAACCCAACGGCTACAACCGATAACCGTCAAGGATTTAACTATACGATTGAAAATATCTTAACGTATAATAAGCAATTTAAGGATCACAATTTAGGGGTTACTTTATTGCAATCAATGCAACGTGATAACTTTGAGCAATATACACAAAGTGTATTGGGTGTTCCAGTAGAGACTCAGCAGTTTTACAATGTGGGTAATGCATCTTCTATTCAAGGGGTAGGTTCTAACTTAATCCAATGGACGATTGCTTCCTACATGGCTCGTATTAACTACGATTACAAAGGAAAGTACTTATTAACAGTTACTGCGCGTCGTGATGGCTCATCTCGTTTTGGGGAAAACTCGAAATGGGGTAACTTCCCAGGTGTGGCTCTAGGTTGGAATTTACATCAAGAAAACTTCATGAAGGATTTGACTTGGTTAGATGAATTAAAGGTTCGTGCATCTTATGCGCAAGTAGGTAACCAGGGTCTTTCTCCTTACCAAACAGTAGGTTTAGAGGGTCGTACTTCTTATGCTTGGAATAACACAGCTGCTTACGGGTATCGTCCAAATACAATTGGTAATGCCGATTTGAAGTGGGAAACTTCAACGTCACAGAACGTAGGGGTGGATTTCTCAATCTGGAGAGGTCGCGTTTCTGGTTCTGCTGAATACTACCAAACAAATACAACGGATTTGTTATTGTCTGATCAATTGCCTACTTCAACTGGTTTCGCTTCCGTTACTCGTAACGTAGGGGAGACGATGAACCGTGGTATTGAACTTTCATTAACGACGAATAACATCGATGCAGCCAATGGTTTTAAATGGAGCACGGATTTCGTATTTTACAAAAATCAAGAGGAGATTGTTTCACTTTATAATGGAGCAAAAGATGACGTAGGTAACCGTTGGTTTATTGGTAAACCATTGAACTCGTATTTTGATTATGAATATGCTGGTATCTGGCAAACAGCTGAAGCTGCAGAAGCAAAAGCGAAAGGATTTACCGTAGGTCAAATTAAAGTAAAAGATGCAAATGGAGATGGTAAAATTACGGCTGATGACCGTGTGTTATTAGGCTCTGATGTTCCATCTTGGACCGGTGGTATTACTAACCGTTTTTCTTATAAAGGATTCGATTTGTCATTCTTCATCTTTACACGTCAAGGTCAGATGATTGTATCTAAATTCCACCAAAATTCTAACTACCTTCAAGGTCGTTACAACCAAATCAAGGTGGATTACTGGACTCCAAATAATCCAGGTGCTAGATATCCGCGTCCGAACTTTAACCAAGAGTTCCCTGCATACAATACAGCAATTATGTACTATGATGGTTCATTTATCAAGGTGCGTAATATTAACGTAGGATATACTTTCCCAGCTAAAACAGCTCAGAAATTAGGATTGTCTTCTTTACGTTTATATGCTAGTATTCAACAACCATTTATCTTCTCGAACTACCGTTCTAAAGAAAATGGTGTGGATCCAGAAACATCTAATGGAAACGTAGAAAACAGCGTAACTCCGGCTACATCTGTTTCTACGTTCGGTTTAAATATTAAATTTTAA
- a CDS encoding MBL fold metallo-hydrolase RNA specificity domain-containing protein gives MQLSFLGAARQVTGSMFLLQLGDGYQILIDCGTDMERKIDFEEPVEQKSFFPFDASLINLVILTHAHIDHSGNIPMLYREGYEGQILCTPPTADLAELLLMDSASLHLRRLKAAQGESRKKHKQMDRLLRKGDLYLQKDVENAMDNFVTLQFNRKFVVFPGLEITFVPAGHLLGAAHVLISVKENGETKTIGFSGDIGRTNYPLHIDPQPFPEVDYLVCETTYGNRIHADKDSPMDALGKVIQETCIDRPGRLVIPAFSVGRTQAVLYTLNKLIEERNFPAVRVFTDSPMGRSSTKIYSKYLSYLNPEAREFHKENDELFDVDNLIFLQTEKESKAIKDYREPCIIISSSGMISGGRVEQHIADNISNTYATILLIGYTAEGTLGRQLLAGTDRIVVKDREYKVNAQIRKIDVFSGHADQTGLLNFVKQQKPSKLKKIFLSHGEEESMLEFSSILNGLGFSDVILPQKEETFEL, from the coding sequence ATGCAATTATCCTTTTTAGGAGCCGCTAGACAAGTGACAGGCAGTATGTTCTTGTTACAATTAGGAGACGGCTATCAAATATTAATCGATTGTGGAACGGACATGGAGCGAAAAATCGACTTCGAAGAGCCGGTAGAGCAAAAGTCTTTTTTTCCTTTCGATGCTTCTCTCATTAATTTAGTTATTCTTACGCATGCTCACATAGATCACTCTGGTAACATTCCTATGTTATACCGAGAAGGATATGAGGGCCAAATCCTTTGTACACCTCCAACGGCTGATTTAGCAGAGTTGTTATTGATGGATTCTGCTAGTTTACATTTACGTCGATTGAAAGCAGCACAAGGCGAGAGTCGGAAGAAACACAAGCAAATGGATCGATTACTTCGAAAAGGGGATCTTTATCTTCAGAAAGATGTGGAGAATGCGATGGATAACTTTGTGACTTTGCAATTTAATCGGAAGTTCGTTGTTTTTCCTGGTTTAGAGATTACGTTTGTGCCAGCTGGTCATTTATTAGGTGCTGCTCATGTATTGATATCAGTTAAAGAGAATGGGGAGACGAAAACCATTGGTTTTAGCGGTGATATAGGAAGAACTAATTATCCTTTACATATCGATCCTCAACCTTTTCCAGAGGTGGATTACTTAGTTTGTGAGACAACCTATGGCAATCGTATCCATGCTGACAAGGATAGTCCGATGGATGCTTTGGGAAAAGTCATTCAAGAAACCTGCATTGATCGTCCAGGCCGTTTAGTTATTCCAGCTTTTTCTGTAGGTAGAACGCAAGCGGTTTTGTATACGCTTAATAAATTGATAGAAGAACGTAATTTTCCAGCGGTTCGGGTATTTACGGATAGCCCGATGGGTAGAAGTTCCACAAAGATTTATTCTAAATATTTATCCTATTTAAATCCGGAAGCTCGTGAGTTCCATAAAGAGAATGACGAACTGTTTGATGTAGATAATTTGATATTCCTTCAAACAGAGAAAGAGAGTAAGGCTATTAAAGATTACCGAGAGCCTTGTATTATTATTTCATCTTCAGGTATGATTTCTGGGGGGCGTGTAGAGCAGCATATCGCTGATAATATTTCAAATACCTACGCTACGATTCTATTGATTGGTTATACAGCTGAAGGAACTCTAGGACGTCAACTTTTAGCGGGGACTGATAGGATAGTGGTAAAGGATCGCGAGTATAAAGTGAATGCGCAAATTCGCAAGATTGACGTATTCTCTGGACATGCAGATCAGACCGGGCTCTTAAATTTTGTTAAACAGCAGAAGCCTAGTAAATTAAAAAAGATATTCCTGTCCCATGGGGAAGAAGAAAGTATGCTAGAGTTTTCTTCCATATTAAATGGATTAGGATTTAGTGACGTTATTTTGCCTCAAAAGGAAGAGACTTTCGAGCTTTAA
- a CDS encoding DUF6807 domain-containing protein, which produces MKKLFTLFLGLCSFATLAQNLPVSFKNGKTSIDVLVGGKPFTSYFFPGQDVLKKAVLFPLISAQGTTITRGYPMAPRAGERVDHPHHVGMWLNYEDVNGFDYWNNSTNIISSLQNHKMGTIVHTSVVKQDAKKGLLVVSADWIDNDGKGQKVLEEKTTYVFSGTADSRTVDRITTLTAVADKVLFRDVKDGMFAIRVARQLEIPSNKPDVFTDAHGVETKVPVMDNAGVNGDYWSSEGVKGEAVWSTRAKWMNLHGEMDNHAISVTIFDHPTNVSYPSYWHARGYGLFAVNPLGAKVFSNGKDERNLTLKKGESVTFRYRTLISDRFNSKEELDKIQAEFASVK; this is translated from the coding sequence ATGAAAAAGTTATTCACTTTGTTTTTAGGTCTTTGCAGTTTTGCAACCCTTGCACAAAACCTGCCTGTTTCTTTCAAGAATGGAAAGACTTCCATTGATGTTTTGGTAGGAGGGAAACCATTTACTTCCTATTTCTTTCCAGGTCAGGATGTTTTAAAGAAAGCAGTTTTGTTTCCGTTAATTTCCGCTCAAGGAACAACGATTACTCGTGGTTATCCGATGGCACCTCGTGCAGGAGAGCGGGTAGATCATCCACATCACGTAGGTATGTGGTTGAATTATGAGGATGTCAATGGTTTTGACTATTGGAACAACTCCACTAACATAATTTCTTCTTTGCAGAATCATAAAATGGGAACAATTGTTCATACATCGGTTGTAAAACAAGATGCAAAGAAAGGCTTGTTAGTAGTCTCAGCTGATTGGATAGACAATGATGGTAAAGGTCAAAAGGTATTGGAAGAAAAGACAACGTATGTTTTTTCTGGTACGGCTGATTCAAGAACAGTAGATCGTATTACAACATTAACCGCTGTAGCAGACAAAGTCCTATTTAGAGATGTGAAAGATGGTATGTTTGCTATCCGTGTGGCACGTCAGTTAGAAATTCCATCGAATAAACCGGATGTATTTACAGATGCACATGGCGTTGAAACTAAAGTGCCTGTCATGGATAATGCGGGTGTAAATGGTGACTATTGGAGCTCTGAGGGAGTGAAAGGGGAGGCAGTTTGGAGCACTCGTGCTAAATGGATGAATTTGCATGGGGAGATGGACAATCATGCTATCTCAGTCACTATTTTTGACCATCCAACTAATGTGTCTTATCCAAGTTATTGGCATGCACGTGGTTATGGGTTATTTGCGGTTAACCCCTTAGGCGCCAAAGTATTTAGTAATGGCAAGGATGAACGTAATTTGACTTTAAAAAAAGGAGAATCTGTTACGTTTAGATACCGTACTTTGATTTCTGATCGATTTAATTCGAAAGAGGAATTAGACAAAATTCAAGCGGAATTCGCTTCAGTGAAGTAA